A part of Vulcanisaeta moutnovskia 768-28 genomic DNA contains:
- a CDS encoding formate--phosphoribosylaminoimidazolecarboxamide ligase, protein MESIIKDYDLDRVSIATVASHTALQILRGANKLGFYTITVAKPSTAWFYRHFGFINEVIEVDFSDFESVIDHLIERNTVFIPHGSYVEYIGWRRAISMPIPTFGNRYLIKWESDQKLKMKLLERAGIPIPKSFDDPSIVNKPVIVKLYGAKGGRGYFIARDRNELIRRLSSVKEDFIMQEYVIGVPAYYHYFTSRMHDRVEIMGMDIRYESNADGRVFGLEEPTFVVVGNLPMVLRESLLPTVQRYGEDFVKAVSELVPPGMIGPFSLESIIKDDMSIVVFEFSGRIVAGTNVYMGIGSPYSILYFDKPIDMGERIAIEIREAVNRDKLIDVLT, encoded by the coding sequence ATTGAGTCAATAATAAAGGATTACGACTTAGATAGGGTCAGCATAGCCACAGTGGCCAGTCATACGGCACTGCAGATACTTAGGGGCGCCAATAAGCTTGGTTTTTACACGATAACCGTGGCCAAACCATCAACGGCCTGGTTCTACAGGCATTTCGGTTTTATTAATGAGGTTATTGAGGTTGATTTCAGTGATTTTGAGTCAGTAATTGATCACTTAATTGAGAGAAATACCGTGTTTATTCCACACGGTAGTTACGTGGAGTATATCGGTTGGAGGAGAGCAATTAGCATGCCAATACCGACCTTTGGAAATAGATACTTGATTAAGTGGGAGTCTGACCAGAAATTGAAGATGAAACTCCTAGAGCGTGCAGGGATACCAATACCCAAGTCATTTGATGACCCAAGCATCGTGAATAAACCAGTCATTGTTAAACTCTATGGGGCAAAGGGTGGCAGGGGCTACTTCATTGCCAGGGATAGGAACGAACTCATCAGAAGGTTGAGTAGTGTTAAGGAGGACTTCATAATGCAGGAATACGTTATTGGAGTACCTGCCTATTATCACTATTTCACATCAAGAATGCATGATAGGGTTGAGATCATGGGTATGGACATTAGGTATGAGAGCAATGCTGATGGTAGAGTCTTTGGACTTGAAGAGCCCACGTTTGTGGTCGTTGGGAACTTACCAATGGTCCTCAGGGAGTCATTATTGCCCACTGTACAGAGGTATGGAGAAGACTTCGTTAAGGCAGTGTCTGAATTGGTTCCGCCAGGCATGATTGGTCCCTTCAGTCTCGAATCAATTATTAAGGATGACATGAGCATAGTGGTTTTCGAGTTCTCTGGTAGGATTGTAGCCGGGACAAATGTATACATGGGCATTGGAAGTCCATACTCAATTCTTTACTTTGATAAGCCTATTGATATGGGTGAGAGGATTGCCATTGAGATTAGAGAGGCCGTGAACAGGGATAAGTTAATCGATGTCTTGACTTAG
- a CDS encoding formate--phosphoribosylaminoimidazolecarboxamide ligase family protein, translated as MQGYSIAVLASHSALDVLDGARDEGFRTIAVAKRGRELPYREFSIIDRLIVLNDFVEIINSDVIALLRQENVIFVPNRSFAVYVGYDNIEGRFPIPIFGNRYLLRWEERVGPHNYYRLLDEAGIRRPRTFNSVDDVDRPVMVKLPESVRRVERGFFIARDRDDLLRKARRLSERGLIRLEDLSNASIEELVLGAHFNANYFYSRVRGRLELHSFDRRIQSNLDGVFRLPARDQLDIDADVRYIEVGHEMATIRESLLERTFEIGHRFAETTQRLVPPGVIGPFTLQFMVTPELDLVVYDVAPRIGGGTNIYMGIGSQYSKLYFGKPMSIGRRIAIEIKEATEQGKLEEVIT; from the coding sequence ATGCAGGGTTACTCCATAGCCGTACTGGCTAGCCATTCGGCCCTTGACGTGCTTGATGGTGCTAGGGATGAGGGTTTTAGGACAATAGCCGTTGCCAAGAGAGGTAGGGAGTTACCTTACCGCGAGTTTTCCATTATTGATAGACTCATCGTCCTTAATGATTTTGTGGAGATTATAAATAGTGATGTTATTGCATTACTTAGGCAGGAGAACGTGATCTTCGTGCCTAATAGATCATTCGCGGTCTACGTGGGTTATGATAACATTGAGGGTAGATTCCCAATACCAATATTCGGCAATAGGTACCTACTGCGTTGGGAGGAGAGAGTTGGTCCACACAATTACTATAGGTTATTGGATGAAGCTGGCATTAGGAGACCGAGGACCTTTAATAGCGTTGATGATGTGGATAGGCCTGTCATGGTTAAGCTACCTGAGTCTGTTAGGAGAGTTGAGAGGGGCTTCTTTATTGCCAGGGATAGAGATGATTTGTTAAGGAAGGCTAGGCGATTGTCCGAGAGGGGTTTAATCAGGCTTGAGGACCTTAGTAACGCATCAATAGAGGAGTTAGTGCTTGGTGCTCATTTTAACGCCAATTACTTCTACTCAAGGGTTAGGGGTAGGCTTGAGTTGCACAGCTTCGACAGAAGGATTCAGAGCAACCTTGATGGTGTATTTAGACTTCCTGCAAGGGATCAATTGGACATCGATGCCGATGTTAGGTATATAGAGGTTGGGCATGAAATGGCTACGATAAGGGAAAGCCTACTGGAAAGAACCTTTGAAATTGGACATAGATTTGCCGAAACAACCCAAAGATTGGTTCCACCTGGTGTAATAGGTCCCTTCACACTACAGTTCATGGTAACCCCTGAACTGGACCTGGTGGTTTATGATGTGGCGCCCAGGATTGGCGGCGGCACGAATATATACATGGGGATTGGCTCACAGTATAGTAAGTTATACTTTGGTAAGCCTATGTCAATTGGTAGGAGGATTGCCATTGAGATTAAAGAGGCTACCGAACAGGGTAAGCTTGAGGAGGTGATTACATGA
- a CDS encoding phosphoribosyltransferase family protein → MLATYKRVIKYDGRMVHPIEIMGLKRELPVVYIGYVTINNERFGAYIASDADLVLGDTEFIGVISEELARLIGPFNPDVIVAPEAKSVALAYGVSKKLGINHFIIVRKDTKTYMSDYISVDVSSITTRKPQRLVLDSVSTMRLRGRRVCLLDDVISTGSTMRTLERLIKIVNANIICKAVIWVEGPWIDEHEFQYIGELPIFIE, encoded by the coding sequence ATGTTAGCGACGTATAAACGAGTTATTAAGTATGATGGTAGGATGGTCCATCCCATAGAGATTATGGGCCTCAAAAGGGAATTGCCTGTGGTCTATATCGGGTATGTTACAATTAATAATGAGAGGTTTGGGGCATACATAGCCTCAGACGCAGACTTAGTACTTGGTGACACCGAGTTTATTGGTGTTATTTCAGAGGAATTGGCAAGACTTATAGGGCCATTTAACCCAGATGTTATTGTTGCGCCCGAGGCAAAGTCCGTGGCCTTAGCATATGGAGTCTCAAAGAAACTAGGGATTAATCACTTCATAATCGTACGTAAGGACACTAAGACCTACATGAGTGATTATATAAGCGTTGATGTAAGTTCAATAACGACAAGAAAGCCTCAACGATTAGTACTTGATTCCGTATCAACAATGCGTTTAAGGGGACGTAGGGTTTGCCTTCTTGATGACGTTATTTCAACAGGAAGTACCATGAGGACTTTGGAAAGACTTATTAAGATCGTCAATGCCAATATTATCTGTAAGGCGGTTATATGGGTCGAGGGACCGTGGATCGACGAACATGAGTTTCAATATATAGGTGAGTTACCTATATTCATTGAGTGA